The Saprospiraceae bacterium genome includes a window with the following:
- the asnB gene encoding asparagine synthase (glutamine-hydrolyzing): protein MCGIAGIISFNHPTSEVEVRKMTDAIQHRGPDGDGIWLHNSKQIGLGHRRLAIIDLSPSGAQPMHYANERFTIVFNGEIYNYIELRDQLISKGKIFKSQSDTEVLLALYAEKKENCLQDLDGMFAFAIWDDMEQKLFCARDRFGEKPFYFYRSRDRFVFASEMKALWAVSVPKTVNRNHLFYYLNYDIVSNPNHPGHTFYNEIFSLESAHYLTIDLKGNLEKKCYWDIDLSVKSNITFDDAKEQFLELFSQSIKRRLRSDVPVGSSLSGGLDSSAIVVLVDRLKEEGQIQKTFSARFANFEKDEGKYISQIVEATKVKDYYTWPDENKLLNDFEKMCYHQEEPFGSASIFAQWEVMKLAKEHEVTVLLDGQGADEIGGGYEHYYRKYYGQLFREDRTKYAFEMQMHEAFKGVKYHHSFLDKLISKNPDTFLKLKNYSLVKYFMKNPLLNTEFFANHYALTYPHQVMFDLARDLKYNTLNSGLPDLLRYCDRNSMAFSREVRLPFLNHNLVEFMFSMPSQYKIKGGVTKMLIRESMRGLIPVIVLDRKDKVGYEPPQKKWFESSMFDEMINASEEKLIKEKIIKNNKSREPENIWKILMAGYYY, encoded by the coding sequence ATGTGTGGTATTGCAGGCATAATATCTTTTAATCATCCAACATCTGAGGTGGAGGTCAGAAAAATGACTGATGCAATTCAGCATCGTGGTCCGGACGGAGATGGTATCTGGCTTCATAACAGTAAACAAATTGGGTTAGGCCACAGGCGATTAGCGATTATTGATTTAAGTCCTTCAGGAGCTCAGCCTATGCATTATGCAAATGAGCGATTTACTATTGTCTTTAATGGTGAGATCTACAACTATATTGAACTTAGAGATCAACTTATAAGTAAAGGAAAGATCTTTAAAAGCCAGTCAGACACAGAAGTACTCCTGGCATTGTATGCTGAGAAGAAAGAGAATTGCCTTCAAGACTTGGATGGTATGTTTGCTTTTGCAATATGGGATGATATGGAGCAAAAGCTATTTTGTGCCAGAGACCGATTTGGCGAAAAGCCTTTCTATTTTTATAGAAGTAGAGACCGATTTGTTTTTGCATCTGAAATGAAAGCCCTGTGGGCAGTAAGTGTACCAAAAACAGTGAATCGGAATCACCTTTTTTATTATCTCAATTATGATATAGTTAGCAATCCTAATCATCCAGGTCATACTTTCTATAATGAGATATTTTCATTAGAGTCAGCTCATTATTTGACTATAGATTTAAAAGGAAATTTAGAAAAAAAATGCTATTGGGATATAGATTTATCCGTAAAGAGCAATATTACTTTTGATGATGCAAAAGAGCAATTTTTAGAATTATTTTCTCAGTCCATTAAGAGAAGACTAAGGTCAGATGTCCCTGTGGGTTCTAGTTTGTCTGGGGGTTTGGATTCTTCAGCTATTGTTGTCTTAGTCGATAGATTGAAAGAAGAAGGTCAGATTCAAAAAACTTTTTCAGCAAGATTTGCAAATTTTGAAAAAGATGAAGGCAAATATATTTCTCAAATAGTGGAAGCCACAAAAGTCAAAGATTATTATACATGGCCGGATGAGAACAAACTTTTGAATGATTTTGAAAAAATGTGCTATCACCAAGAGGAACCATTTGGGTCTGCTAGTATTTTTGCACAATGGGAAGTCATGAAACTGGCAAAGGAGCACGAAGTCACTGTACTTTTAGATGGCCAGGGAGCAGACGAGATTGGTGGAGGATATGAACATTATTACAGAAAATATTACGGTCAATTGTTTCGTGAAGATAGGACAAAATATGCTTTTGAAATGCAAATGCACGAAGCTTTTAAAGGTGTTAAATATCATCATTCTTTTTTAGATAAATTGATTTCAAAAAATCCTGACACTTTCCTAAAATTAAAGAATTATTCCTTAGTAAAGTATTTTATGAAAAACCCATTATTAAATACTGAGTTTTTTGCTAACCATTATGCCCTGACATACCCACATCAAGTAATGTTTGATTTAGCAAGAGATTTAAAATATAATACCTTGAATAGTGGACTTCCAGACTTACTTCGATATTGTGACAGAAACTCCATGGCATTTTCGCGTGAGGTAAGATTACCTTTTCTAAATCATAACCTTGTAGAGTTTATGTTTTCAATGCCAAGTCAATACAAAATAAAGGGAGGGGTAACTAAAATGCTTATCCGTGAATCTATGAGAGGTTTAATACCAGTAATTGTTTTGGACAGAAAGGACAAAGTAGGTTACGAACCACCTCAAAAGAAATGGTTTGAGTCCAGTATGTTTGATGAGATGATAAATGCATCGGAAGAAAAACTTATTAAAGAGAAGATTATAAAAAATAACAAAAGTCGTGAACCCGAAAATATTTGGAAAATATTAATGGCTGGTTATTATTATTAA
- a CDS encoding UDP-3-O-(3-hydroxymyristoyl)glucosamine N-acyltransferase, whose amino-acid sequence MKQHYTLETIKEIVSVLKLKCGNGKSYFTNVKPIHEANSESLVWVSPQKLNKEEIIKTSMSNFIICDISVDFSLVPKDKNYILVENPRLAFLRIVKALFIETKIVHIHNTAVINPQANIGANVSIGPNTYIGKCIIRDNTEIHGNCYIYDNVVIGENVTIQANTTIGSEGFGYQKNEQNQWEKFPHIGGVIIEDFVEIGANNTIDRGTIGDTIIRKFVKIDNLIHIAHNVEIGENSMIIANSMIGGSTKIGANTWIAPSSSLRDGLMIGNNVIVGMGAIVTKNIPDNETWVGNPARKLR is encoded by the coding sequence ATGAAACAACACTACACTTTAGAAACGATAAAGGAAATTGTTTCTGTTTTAAAACTGAAATGTGGTAATGGAAAAAGTTATTTTACAAATGTCAAACCGATTCATGAAGCAAATTCTGAAAGTTTAGTTTGGGTTTCCCCTCAAAAACTTAATAAAGAAGAGATCATCAAAACATCAATGTCAAATTTTATTATTTGTGATATTTCTGTTGATTTCAGTCTAGTGCCAAAAGATAAAAACTACATTCTTGTAGAAAATCCAAGGCTAGCATTTTTAAGAATCGTGAAAGCACTATTTATAGAGACTAAAATAGTACATATTCACAATACGGCCGTTATAAATCCTCAAGCAAATATAGGTGCAAATGTTTCTATTGGACCAAATACTTATATAGGGAAATGTATAATAAGAGATAATACAGAAATACATGGGAATTGTTATATTTATGACAATGTGGTTATTGGTGAAAATGTCACAATACAAGCAAATACAACAATTGGGTCAGAGGGTTTTGGTTATCAAAAAAATGAGCAGAATCAATGGGAAAAATTTCCTCACATAGGAGGAGTTATTATTGAGGATTTCGTTGAAATTGGTGCTAATAATACCATAGATAGAGGGACAATTGGGGATACAATAATTAGGAAGTTTGTAAAAATAGATAACTTAATTCATATCGCTCATAATGTTGAAATTGGAGAAAATTCAATGATTATTGCTAACTCAATGATAGGCGGTAGCACTAAAATCGGAGCTAATACTTGGATAGCTCCTTCTTCGTCACTTCGAGATGGTTTAATGATTGGGAATAATGTAATTGTAGGTATGGGTGCTATTGTAACAAAAAACATTCCGGATAATGAGACTTGGGTAGGAAATCCTGCCCGTAAATTAAGATAA
- a CDS encoding glycosyltransferase: protein MKKILMVLDHEFPHDIRVEKEAKSLINNGYQVVIACFTKQNRPLKDNYKEIIINRINISEFMHKTHVGCLKFPFYFQFWTKFLNKILKNETFHYIHVHDLPLARVGLNMSKKYHLNYILDLHENWADHLRTARYSNTKLGKLLSNNEQWDKYETEQVLNADKVIVVNEFMKKRIEAGSSRQTGIYTVPNYLDLNFIDLQNSNQNDQKDEQLCLMYLGGIDEIRGVEIVINGYEIFRKRNPHSKVKLRIVGTGNPNYISKLKQLALTKDDVIRREIEFEDPVASHLVFNKLNEADILLLPHVKNKQTDNSSPNKLFEYLYVGKPVVCSNCDSLIPIILENNAGKIYVHDDPEDFASKIQELINENLFEFYAENNKRIVSDRYHWGISEANLLKCYDDFNA from the coding sequence ATGAAAAAAATTTTAATGGTTTTGGATCATGAATTTCCTCACGATATACGTGTAGAAAAGGAAGCTAAATCTTTGATAAACAATGGTTATCAGGTCGTTATTGCATGTTTTACAAAACAAAACAGGCCGTTAAAAGACAATTATAAAGAAATAATCATTAACAGAATTAATATTTCTGAGTTTATGCATAAGACACACGTAGGATGTCTTAAGTTCCCTTTTTATTTTCAATTTTGGACTAAGTTTCTAAATAAGATACTCAAAAATGAGACGTTCCACTATATTCATGTTCATGATTTGCCATTAGCTAGAGTTGGACTGAATATGTCTAAAAAATATCATCTAAATTACATATTGGATTTGCATGAAAATTGGGCTGACCATTTAAGAACGGCTAGATATTCCAATACAAAATTGGGCAAACTGCTAAGTAATAATGAACAATGGGATAAATATGAAACAGAACAGGTGTTAAATGCGGATAAAGTAATAGTGGTCAATGAATTTATGAAAAAAAGAATAGAAGCAGGTTCTTCACGACAAACTGGTATATATACTGTTCCAAACTATCTTGACCTAAATTTCATTGATTTACAGAATTCTAATCAAAATGACCAAAAAGATGAACAATTGTGTCTAATGTATCTTGGAGGAATAGACGAAATTAGAGGTGTTGAAATTGTTATAAATGGCTATGAGATTTTTAGAAAAAGAAATCCACACAGTAAAGTTAAATTAAGAATTGTAGGTACCGGTAATCCAAATTATATTTCAAAGCTTAAACAACTGGCATTGACAAAGGATGACGTAATTAGAAGGGAAATTGAATTTGAAGATCCGGTTGCTTCTCATCTGGTATTTAATAAACTGAATGAAGCTGATATTTTGTTATTGCCGCATGTTAAAAACAAACAAACTGATAATTCTTCTCCAAATAAATTATTTGAATATTTATATGTAGGAAAGCCTGTTGTTTGCTCTAATTGTGATTCTTTAATTCCAATTATTCTTGAAAATAATGCTGGTAAGATATACGTTCATGACGACCCGGAAGATTTTGCATCAAAAATACAAGAATTGATTAACGAAAATTTGTTTGAATTTTATGCTGAAAATAATAAGCGGATTGTTTCGGATAGATATCATTGGGGTATAAGTGAAGCAAATCTATTAAAATGTTATGATGATTTTAATGCTTAA